The Pedobacter mucosus genome window below encodes:
- a CDS encoding aldo/keto reductase — protein sequence MASTILTYKIGAHEINRLGYGAMQLTGKGVFGEVEDRENAKKVLQKAVEGGVNFIDTAEAYGPKYNESLIADSLHPYQNNLFIATKGGFDRPGPNNWVPNGTQDNIKENIEGSLKRLKVDTIDLWQLHRIDPNVAIAETFAPVVDAVKAGKIRYVGLSEVTVEQIKQVQEILPIVSVQNLYNLSNRQWENVLDFTFEQGLAFIPWFPLASGPAKLEDKIKVIAEKHKATTAQIALAWLLKRSPNILLIPGTKSVAHLEENLKAADVNLSDEEFETLSNS from the coding sequence ATGGCAAGTACAATATTGACCTACAAAATAGGAGCACACGAGATTAACCGTTTAGGTTATGGTGCTATGCAATTAACAGGAAAAGGGGTTTTCGGCGAAGTTGAGGATCGTGAAAATGCTAAAAAAGTTCTTCAAAAGGCAGTTGAAGGAGGTGTAAATTTTATAGATACTGCAGAAGCTTATGGTCCGAAATATAACGAATCGCTTATTGCAGATTCTTTACATCCATACCAAAATAACTTATTTATTGCAACAAAAGGTGGATTCGACAGACCTGGTCCGAACAACTGGGTTCCAAACGGAACTCAAGATAATATTAAAGAGAATATAGAAGGAAGCTTAAAACGATTAAAAGTAGACACAATTGATTTATGGCAATTACATCGCATCGATCCAAATGTAGCTATTGCTGAAACATTTGCACCGGTTGTGGATGCCGTTAAAGCTGGCAAAATCCGTTATGTTGGTCTATCAGAAGTTACTGTTGAACAAATTAAGCAAGTACAGGAAATTTTGCCGATTGTATCCGTACAAAATCTTTATAATCTAAGTAACAGACAATGGGAAAATGTGCTGGATTTTACTTTTGAGCAAGGTTTAGCATTTATTCCTTGGTTTCCATTGGCTTCAGGACCTGCAAAATTAGAGGATAAAATTAAAGTCATAGCAGAAAAGCATAAGGCGACTACCGCTCAAATTGCTCTTGCCTGGCTGTTGAAACGATCTCCAAATATTTTATTAATTCCGGGTACTAAATCTGTTGCTCATTTGGAAGAAAATTTAAAGGCGGCTGATGTTAACCTTTCAGATGAAGAATTTGAAACACTGTCAAATTCATAA
- a CDS encoding NAD(P)-dependent alcohol dehydrogenase yields MEKIKTKGYGASGSLIGGKTLELMEFDRNEPKADEILIDVLFCGVCHSDIHQVNNDWKNTIYPCVPGHEIVGKIISTGNSVTKFKAGDLVGVGCMIDSCKTCSACNDGEEQFCEGPVGQTMTYNGYWKPDGTDFNTFGGYSTTLVAQEKFVMNIPEALSPAAAAPILCAGVTTYSPLKHFGVKAGHKVGIIGIGGLGHMAVKIAKAMGATVTAITSKESKRESALAIGADEVLISENKEAMENHAATFDFLLSTIPYPFDVNDFIPLLRRHGALVTVGLLGPYKAATNNMDVAKFNTTVGGSMIGGTVETQEVLDFCAEHHIAPEIQMINIEDINEAFNKVKDEEVRFRYVIDMASLKSN; encoded by the coding sequence ATGGAAAAAATTAAAACAAAAGGCTACGGTGCCAGCGGATCTCTTATAGGAGGAAAGACATTGGAATTAATGGAGTTTGATCGTAATGAGCCAAAAGCCGATGAAATACTTATTGATGTACTTTTTTGTGGGGTTTGCCACTCCGATATCCATCAAGTTAACAATGATTGGAAAAATACAATCTATCCTTGTGTACCTGGTCATGAAATTGTTGGGAAGATTATATCAACCGGAAATTCAGTTACGAAATTTAAAGCAGGAGATCTTGTTGGTGTTGGTTGTATGATAGATTCTTGCAAAACTTGTTCAGCGTGTAATGACGGTGAAGAACAATTTTGTGAAGGTCCTGTTGGACAAACAATGACTTATAATGGTTATTGGAAGCCAGACGGAACAGATTTTAACACTTTTGGTGGATATTCAACTACGTTGGTTGCGCAAGAAAAATTTGTAATGAATATTCCTGAAGCATTAAGTCCTGCTGCTGCTGCACCAATATTATGTGCAGGCGTTACAACTTATTCTCCGCTAAAACATTTTGGCGTAAAAGCCGGACATAAAGTAGGTATAATTGGTATTGGAGGTTTAGGACACATGGCTGTGAAAATAGCAAAAGCTATGGGCGCCACCGTAACTGCAATTACCTCAAAAGAAAGCAAAAGAGAATCTGCTTTAGCAATCGGTGCTGATGAAGTTTTAATTTCTGAAAATAAAGAAGCAATGGAAAATCATGCAGCAACGTTTGATTTTTTGCTTAGTACAATTCCATATCCATTTGATGTAAATGATTTTATTCCATTATTGAGAAGACATGGCGCACTGGTAACGGTTGGTTTGCTTGGTCCGTATAAAGCAGCGACCAATAATATGGATGTAGCTAAATTTAACACAACTGTTGGCGGATCAATGATTGGTGGGACAGTGGAAACTCAGGAAGTTTTGGATTTTTGTGCAGAACATCATATCGCTCCAGAAATCCAAATGATCAATATTGAAGACATCAACGAAGCCTTTAACAAAGTGAAAGATGAAGAAGTTAGGTTCAGGTATGTAATTGATATGGCATCACTTAAGAGTAATTAA
- the alaS gene encoding alanine--tRNA ligase → MTAQEIREAFLKFFQQKQHHIISSAPIVVKNDPTLMFTNAGMNQFKDLFLGEAAIKFPRVADTQRCLRVSGKHNDLEEVGIDTYHHTMFEMLGNWSFGDYFKKDAINWSWELLTKIYKIPKEKIYVTYFEGDANEGLEKDQEAYDLWKQYVDESHILPGNKKDNFWEMGDTGPCGPCSEIHVDCRTDEEKLLIDGATLVNADHPQVIEIWNNVFMQFNRLKDGSLQSLPAKHVDTGMGFERLVRVLQQKTSNYDTDVFQPMIQFIAEKSGVKYGADEKTDIAMRVMADHIRAISFVIADGQLPSNNKAGYVIRRILRRAVRYAYTFLNFKEPFLNLLVPLLAEQFKGVFNELVSQQDFVQKVVLEEEVSFLRTLSTGIQRFEKHQAINNLVEGSFAFELSDTFGFPVDLTELMAREKGWTVDLAGYEQALQKQKDDSRAATAIDTGDWIIVNADEQSEFVGYDDLEIETEILKYRKVKAKGKEQFQIVLRTTPFYAESGGQIGDIGRLEDHSRQFWVDITDTKKENGLTVHFTDILPDNLEGKFWAVVDEDKRVLTEDNHSATHLLHAAMKQVLGKHVNQKGSLVNADYLRFDFSHFAKVTDEELAQIEVIVNQKIRQNIKLKEQRNVPYQDAIESGVTALFGEKYGDFVRMITFDDHFSKELCGGTHVKATGQIGSFKIISESAVAAGVRRIEAITADKAEQFFLDQRRELAHLKTLLNGTKDLSTAVQTLIDENTKLKKEIDKSTNERVNILKHEIVHHVRGINGINLIAKHIDLHSADAVKNLAFSLKDMIDNLFLVFTTEIDGKPGITVMLSDDLVKKGMNASNIVRELGKEIQGGGGGQPFYATAGGKNAAGLHAVLEKAENFIPRSQ, encoded by the coding sequence ATGACAGCACAAGAGATAAGAGAAGCATTTTTAAAATTTTTCCAACAGAAACAACATCATATCATTTCATCGGCGCCAATTGTTGTAAAAAACGATCCAACCTTGATGTTTACTAATGCTGGAATGAATCAGTTTAAGGATTTGTTTTTAGGAGAAGCCGCAATAAAATTTCCTCGTGTTGCTGATACTCAACGTTGTTTGCGTGTTTCTGGAAAGCATAATGATTTGGAAGAAGTGGGGATTGATACTTATCACCATACCATGTTCGAAATGTTGGGTAATTGGAGTTTTGGAGATTATTTTAAGAAAGATGCCATCAATTGGAGCTGGGAATTATTGACTAAAATTTATAAAATTCCAAAAGAAAAAATATACGTTACCTATTTTGAGGGTGATGCAAATGAAGGCTTAGAAAAAGATCAAGAAGCTTATGATTTATGGAAACAATATGTTGACGAAAGCCATATTTTGCCAGGAAATAAAAAGGATAATTTTTGGGAAATGGGAGATACAGGGCCTTGTGGACCTTGTTCAGAAATACATGTTGATTGTCGTACGGATGAAGAAAAATTGTTGATTGACGGCGCTACACTGGTAAATGCGGATCATCCTCAGGTTATTGAGATTTGGAATAATGTGTTTATGCAATTCAACCGCTTAAAAGATGGTTCGTTGCAAAGTTTACCGGCGAAGCACGTAGATACTGGAATGGGTTTTGAACGTTTGGTACGCGTTTTACAACAGAAAACTTCAAATTACGATACGGACGTTTTCCAACCAATGATTCAATTCATTGCTGAAAAATCTGGAGTAAAATATGGGGCTGATGAAAAAACCGATATTGCCATGCGGGTTATGGCTGATCATATTCGTGCCATTTCATTTGTAATTGCTGATGGTCAATTGCCATCAAATAACAAGGCTGGTTATGTTATCCGTAGGATTTTGCGTCGTGCTGTGCGTTATGCATATACTTTCTTGAATTTTAAAGAGCCTTTTTTAAATCTCCTAGTTCCATTATTGGCTGAACAATTTAAAGGTGTTTTTAATGAATTAGTTTCGCAACAGGATTTTGTTCAAAAAGTGGTTTTGGAAGAAGAAGTTTCGTTCTTGCGTACTTTATCGACTGGTATACAACGTTTCGAAAAACATCAAGCTATAAATAATCTGGTTGAAGGAAGTTTCGCTTTTGAATTATCAGATACTTTTGGTTTTCCTGTTGATTTGACAGAATTAATGGCTAGAGAAAAAGGTTGGACTGTTGATTTAGCAGGTTATGAGCAAGCACTTCAAAAGCAAAAAGATGATAGTCGTGCTGCTACAGCTATTGATACTGGCGATTGGATCATTGTAAATGCTGATGAGCAAAGTGAATTTGTTGGTTACGATGATCTAGAAATCGAAACTGAAATATTAAAATATCGAAAAGTAAAAGCTAAAGGAAAAGAACAATTCCAAATCGTTTTACGTACAACACCATTTTATGCCGAAAGTGGCGGTCAGATTGGAGATATAGGTCGTTTAGAAGATCATAGTCGCCAATTTTGGGTTGACATCACTGATACTAAAAAAGAGAATGGTTTAACAGTTCATTTTACAGATATTTTGCCTGATAATTTAGAAGGAAAGTTTTGGGCTGTTGTAGATGAAGATAAACGCGTTTTGACAGAAGATAATCACTCGGCCACTCATTTGTTGCATGCTGCTATGAAACAAGTTTTAGGTAAACATGTAAATCAAAAAGGCTCATTGGTAAATGCTGATTATTTACGGTTTGATTTTTCTCATTTTGCGAAGGTAACGGACGAAGAACTGGCGCAGATTGAAGTTATTGTAAATCAAAAGATCAGACAAAACATAAAGCTTAAAGAACAAAGAAATGTTCCTTATCAAGATGCGATTGAAAGTGGTGTAACTGCTTTATTCGGCGAAAAATATGGCGATTTTGTTAGGATGATAACTTTTGATGATCATTTTTCTAAGGAACTTTGTGGTGGAACTCATGTAAAAGCTACTGGACAAATTGGTTCATTTAAAATTATTTCTGAAAGCGCTGTGGCTGCCGGTGTTCGTAGAATTGAAGCCATTACTGCTGATAAAGCAGAACAGTTTTTCTTAGATCAACGGAGAGAATTAGCCCATTTAAAAACATTGTTAAATGGTACCAAAGATTTATCAACAGCTGTTCAAACATTAATTGATGAAAATACAAAACTCAAAAAAGAGATTGATAAATCTACAAATGAGCGTGTTAATATTTTAAAACATGAAATTGTACATCACGTTCGCGGCATTAACGGTATCAATTTAATTGCTAAACATATTGACTTACACAGTGCTGATGCTGTTAAAAACTTAGCTTTTTCTTTGAAAGATATGATTGATAATTTGTTCCTTGTTTTTACCACGGAAATTGATGGCAAGCCTGGAATTACAGTGATGCTTTCTGACGATTTGGTTAAAAAAGGAATGAACGCATCGAACATCGTTAGAGAATTAGGAAAAGAAATTCAGGGCGGAGGCGGTGGTCAGCCATTTTATGCTACAGCAGGCGGTAAAAATGCTGCAGGCTTACATGCTGTTTTAGAAAAGGCAGAGAATTTTATACCGCGAAGTCAATAA
- a CDS encoding MerR family transcriptional regulator translates to MPYKERDINKMYFTMGEVTEMFNVNASQIRFYEKEFDILQPKKNKKGNRLFTPEDIENLKIIFNLVNEKGFTLKGAKDYLKSNKSGVKENQKIIDSLEKLKGFLVNLAKEL, encoded by the coding sequence ATGCCATACAAAGAAAGAGACATCAATAAAATGTATTTTACCATGGGCGAAGTAACTGAAATGTTTAATGTTAATGCTTCTCAAATCCGTTTTTACGAAAAGGAATTCGATATTCTTCAACCTAAAAAAAACAAAAAAGGCAACAGGCTTTTTACTCCGGAAGACATAGAAAACTTGAAGATCATTTTTAATTTGGTTAATGAAAAAGGTTTCACTTTAAAAGGTGCAAAGGATTATTTAAAAAGTAATAAATCAGGCGTTAAAGAGAACCAGAAAATTATAGACTCATTGGAAAAATTGAAAGGGTTTTTAGTGAACTTAGCGAAAGAGTTATAG
- a CDS encoding helix-hairpin-helix domain-containing protein, whose protein sequence is MRFKTLTIFFVAISFVAKAQITEQEIIIKDIIESVAENLPDDYDITELIEVLTRLKKHPINLNKTSPEELKTLVFLSPLQISNFFSYIKENGNFVDALELQSIDGFDINTVQNILPFVTLNAVTEYEKLTFTNIFSLGENDIIMRYAQTIQKQKGFTDLPGNRYLGSPERFQSRYRYHYGTIFSAAITLEKDAGEKFLGKPFDFLSGNIALFKLGKIKKIIVGDYTLQFGQGLTLWSGFSFGKGPDVTSVAKKDLGLRPYTSANEYSFLRGTSATINILRNIDFTPFISFRNLDASQDFDSDGNLVQATINQTGLHRTPSEIENQKSLKQQVFGGTIQYNNNDLGIGAIAYHSRYSNSFITQNAIYDRFSFVGNALTNVGIYYNYTYKNIYFFGEAGKGINSGLAYVSGALISLSPIVSAAVTYRSYDKDYHNFFNQGLAEASEAINEKGLYAGLNITPNKRWAFSIYADYFQSSWLKYRVDAPSNGNEILSQAIYTPSKTFKILARFKTENKQQNTDLDVPINFLDDVKKEGYRIEVSWQLNKKWSFQNRLEVSQYKKGDANKELGYLIYQDVDYSPMFSKITGNIRIAYFDTPSYNSRIYAYEDDVLYSFAFGMYNGKGFRSYLNLKYNLAKKLNLWARYATFIYKNVETVGTYLDEIQGNVKSEVKIQLRYQF, encoded by the coding sequence ATGCGTTTTAAAACCTTAACAATATTTTTTGTGGCAATAAGCTTCGTCGCAAAGGCACAAATAACAGAGCAAGAGATAATTATAAAAGATATTATAGAAAGTGTAGCTGAAAATCTTCCTGACGATTATGATATAACAGAGTTAATTGAAGTTTTAACCAGATTAAAAAAACATCCCATTAATTTAAATAAAACTTCTCCTGAAGAATTGAAAACTTTGGTCTTCTTATCGCCTTTGCAAATAAGTAATTTCTTTTCCTACATAAAAGAAAACGGAAATTTTGTGGATGCTTTAGAATTGCAAAGTATTGATGGTTTTGATATCAATACCGTACAAAACATATTGCCATTTGTTACTTTAAACGCAGTTACCGAATACGAAAAACTAACGTTTACAAATATTTTTAGTTTAGGTGAGAACGATATCATTATGCGATATGCACAGACTATCCAAAAGCAAAAAGGCTTTACTGATTTGCCAGGAAACAGGTATTTAGGTTCACCGGAAAGATTTCAATCTCGTTATAGATACCATTATGGAACCATTTTTTCAGCTGCAATAACTTTGGAAAAAGATGCGGGAGAAAAATTTCTAGGTAAACCTTTTGATTTCCTTTCGGGAAACATTGCCTTATTTAAATTGGGAAAAATTAAAAAAATAATTGTTGGCGATTATACCTTACAATTTGGTCAAGGGTTAACGCTTTGGTCTGGATTTTCTTTTGGCAAAGGTCCTGATGTAACCAGCGTTGCTAAAAAAGATTTAGGCTTACGACCTTACACTTCTGCAAATGAATATTCCTTTCTTCGAGGAACATCAGCAACGATTAATATTCTTAGAAATATAGATTTTACACCATTTATATCTTTTAGAAATTTAGATGCAAGTCAGGATTTTGATTCAGATGGAAATTTAGTGCAAGCAACTATCAATCAAACTGGATTACACAGAACACCGTCAGAGATTGAAAATCAAAAGTCTTTAAAACAGCAAGTTTTTGGCGGCACAATTCAGTACAATAATAATGATTTAGGAATTGGGGCAATTGCTTATCATAGTAGATACAGCAATAGTTTTATTACTCAAAATGCGATTTATGATAGATTTAGTTTTGTTGGAAATGCTTTAACTAATGTTGGTATATATTACAATTATACTTATAAAAATATATACTTTTTTGGCGAAGCTGGAAAAGGTATAAACAGTGGTTTAGCTTATGTTAGTGGTGCTTTAATTAGTTTATCACCTATAGTTTCTGCAGCAGTTACTTATCGAAGTTATGACAAAGATTACCACAATTTTTTTAATCAAGGTTTGGCAGAAGCTAGTGAAGCCATTAACGAAAAAGGTTTGTATGCAGGTTTGAATATTACACCAAATAAGCGCTGGGCTTTTTCCATTTATGCAGACTATTTTCAATCTTCCTGGCTAAAATATCGCGTTGATGCACCATCAAATGGTAATGAAATTTTAAGTCAGGCAATTTACACACCCAGTAAAACTTTTAAAATTTTAGCTCGCTTTAAAACCGAAAATAAACAACAAAATACTGATTTAGACGTACCAATTAACTTTTTAGATGATGTAAAAAAGGAAGGTTACCGGATAGAAGTAAGTTGGCAGCTTAACAAAAAATGGAGTTTTCAAAATCGACTAGAGGTTTCTCAATATAAAAAGGGAGATGCAAATAAAGAACTTGGCTACTTAATTTATCAGGATGTAGATTACTCGCCAATGTTCTCCAAAATAACCGGAAATATAAGAATTGCCTACTTTGATACACCAAGTTATAATAGCAGAATTTATGCTTATGAAGATGATGTTTTGTATAGTTTTGCTTTTGGAATGTATAATGGAAAAGGATTTCGAAGCTATTTAAATTTGAAATATAATTTAGCAAAGAAACTTAATCTTTGGGCCAGGTATGCCACTTTTATCTATAAAAATGTTGAAACCGTTGGTACTTATCTAGATGAAATTCAGGGCAATGTAAAGTCTGAAGTCAAAATACAATTGCGTTATCAATTCTAA
- a CDS encoding ComEC/Rec2 family competence protein — protein sequence MFKAEFVFPRILLPLIIGIVSFYFFPQQGLKIVLVIVCSILLLSLLTINLIYNKKNAYRFKGFYGILIYAFFFFFGGSLCLLNNEKLKSDYYAAKDYTYLKIWVNDEPERTGDILRFKARVISGYEKSNQVKLTGQLLLALKLDSLHPIKLKYGDELIISAKYLGVEPAYNPAEFDFKSWLASQNIYEQTFINQTHLLKTNKNIGNRIIKFAIDLREKQVAKYRKIIKNDEAFAVASTLVLGYRADLSKETLAAYSKTGTIHALSVSGSHVAIILVFLNFCLAFLNKNRKLKILKFLLICGLIWTYSLITGLSPSVVRAAIMITIFITAKTFAKNTNGYNILAFAAFCQLIYNPFLIMDVGFQLSYISVFGLIYIQPKIYKWIYVKNKWLNKIWELVALSLAAQLVTFPLCIYYFHQFPVYFLLGNLFIAIPLFFIMVLGLVVLIPWFTCLSPIFEWIIVATNTVLKWISNLPYSTFSSVWISFFELILMCIALALFVYALSKYKKRLLITSLILCIIYQSMIIYNDWTIFHQKKIIFFTLRKNYAAAFINGTSVILLTDLNIDDKNYQFFIKPALEKYQAYKIDFITLKQDTVLSEFTKKDHQIIFNDYKIFLIDEQLNYKNISLQGNFSSLWFTGNSKYKLENLPISISYKSIIIDATNKDYKIIEFKQFADNKKVEVHILKKNPAYLIYLTQ from the coding sequence ATGTTTAAGGCAGAATTTGTTTTTCCTAGAATACTACTTCCGTTGATTATTGGAATTGTATCATTTTATTTTTTTCCTCAGCAAGGCTTGAAAATCGTACTGGTTATAGTTTGTTCAATCCTTCTTCTATCTCTTTTAACGATAAACCTTATCTACAATAAGAAAAATGCATATCGTTTCAAAGGCTTTTATGGAATATTAATTTATGCATTTTTCTTCTTCTTTGGTGGATCACTTTGCTTACTAAACAATGAAAAACTTAAGTCAGATTATTATGCTGCAAAAGATTATACTTATCTGAAAATTTGGGTAAATGATGAACCAGAGCGGACAGGCGACATATTAAGATTCAAGGCTCGAGTAATTTCAGGATATGAAAAATCGAATCAAGTTAAATTAACAGGGCAATTATTACTTGCTTTAAAATTAGATAGCTTACACCCAATAAAATTAAAATATGGTGATGAATTAATTATATCAGCAAAATATTTAGGAGTAGAACCAGCTTACAATCCTGCAGAATTTGATTTTAAAAGTTGGTTAGCTAGTCAGAATATTTATGAGCAAACCTTCATTAATCAAACACATTTACTTAAAACCAATAAAAATATTGGTAACAGAATTATAAAATTTGCTATCGATTTAAGAGAAAAACAAGTGGCTAAGTATAGAAAAATTATCAAAAATGATGAAGCATTTGCTGTAGCATCAACCTTGGTATTGGGCTATCGGGCCGATTTAAGCAAGGAAACATTGGCAGCTTATTCAAAAACTGGAACCATCCACGCTTTATCTGTTTCAGGAAGTCATGTTGCTATAATACTGGTTTTTTTGAATTTTTGCCTGGCTTTTTTAAACAAGAATCGAAAGCTAAAAATTTTAAAATTTCTGTTGATCTGTGGCTTAATATGGACTTACTCCTTAATTACAGGCTTGTCGCCATCGGTGGTTCGAGCGGCGATTATGATTACTATTTTTATAACTGCTAAAACTTTCGCTAAGAACACAAATGGTTATAATATTTTGGCTTTTGCAGCCTTTTGCCAATTAATTTACAATCCATTTTTAATTATGGACGTGGGTTTTCAGCTATCATACATATCAGTTTTTGGATTGATTTATATTCAGCCGAAAATTTATAAATGGATTTATGTGAAGAATAAATGGCTCAATAAAATATGGGAATTGGTGGCGCTTTCTTTAGCCGCTCAATTGGTCACATTTCCGCTTTGTATTTATTACTTTCATCAATTTCCCGTTTACTTTTTGCTAGGGAATTTATTTATTGCCATTCCACTTTTCTTTATAATGGTTTTAGGATTAGTCGTTTTAATCCCATGGTTTACTTGTTTGTCGCCAATTTTCGAATGGATAATCGTGGCTACAAACACCGTTTTAAAGTGGATTTCGAATTTGCCATACTCAACATTTTCATCGGTATGGATAAGCTTTTTTGAATTAATATTGATGTGTATTGCCCTTGCATTATTTGTTTATGCTTTATCCAAGTACAAAAAGCGATTACTAATCACATCGCTCATTTTATGTATAATCTATCAGTCGATGATTATTTATAACGATTGGACCATTTTTCACCAGAAAAAAATTATCTTTTTTACCCTAAGAAAAAACTATGCAGCAGCATTTATAAACGGAACTAGTGTAATTTTATTAACTGATTTAAATATTGATGATAAAAATTACCAATTCTTTATTAAGCCTGCTTTGGAAAAATATCAGGCTTACAAAATTGATTTTATTACTTTAAAACAAGATACTGTATTAAGTGAATTCACTAAAAAAGATCATCAAATTATATTTAATGATTATAAGATATTTTTAATTGATGAGCAACTAAACTATAAAAATATTAGTTTACAAGGCAATTTTTCATCTCTGTGGTTTACAGGCAATAGCAAATATAAATTGGAAAATCTTCCCATAAGTATTTCTTATAAATCTATTATTATTGATGCAACTAATAAAGATTATAAAATCATTGAATTCAAACAATTTGCCGATAATAAAAAAGTGGAGGTTCATATTTTAAAGAAAAATCCTGCATATTTGATTTACCTAACCCAATAA
- a CDS encoding enoyl-CoA hydratase/isomerase family protein, with the protein MNNLVLYSVENRIATITINRPEKRNALNPQLIAELTAAFVHASEDELVKVIILNANGGTFSAGADLEYLQQLQNNSFEENVADSNNLKKLYTTIYYLSKIVIAQVEGHAIAGGCGLATICDIVFATPESNFGYTEVKIGFVPAIVSCFLMQKVNQTVAKEILLTGKTFSSEKALQFNLINFVTNSADIDQKVKEFALNLCNESSGNSLMITKQLINQTDNLSLEKSLENAVQINAKVRESKDFKKGIASFLNKEKINW; encoded by the coding sequence ATGAACAACCTGGTTTTGTACAGCGTGGAAAATAGAATTGCCACCATAACCATTAATAGACCTGAAAAAAGAAACGCATTAAATCCACAATTAATAGCAGAATTGACAGCGGCTTTTGTTCACGCTTCTGAAGATGAACTGGTAAAGGTTATTATTTTAAATGCCAATGGAGGCACATTTAGTGCTGGCGCTGATTTGGAATACCTTCAGCAATTGCAAAACAACTCTTTTGAAGAAAATGTTGCAGATTCTAACAACCTAAAAAAATTATATACTACCATTTATTATCTATCAAAGATTGTAATTGCACAAGTTGAAGGACATGCTATTGCTGGCGGATGTGGGTTGGCCACAATCTGTGATATTGTGTTCGCTACGCCAGAAAGTAATTTTGGTTACACAGAAGTAAAAATTGGTTTTGTGCCAGCGATAGTTTCCTGCTTTTTAATGCAAAAGGTTAATCAAACCGTCGCAAAGGAAATATTGCTTACAGGCAAAACGTTTTCATCGGAAAAGGCCCTTCAATTTAATTTGATAAATTTTGTAACAAATTCAGCCGATATTGATCAAAAAGTAAAAGAATTTGCCCTAAATTTGTGTAATGAAAGTTCTGGCAATTCCTTAATGATTACTAAACAATTGATTAATCAAACGGATAACTTATCATTAGAGAAAAGCCTGGAAAATGCTGTTCAAATTAATGCTAAAGTGAGAGAAAGCAAAGACTTTAAAAAAGGGATTGCATCTTTTTTAAACAAAGAAAAAATTAACTGGTAA
- a CDS encoding DUF4412 domain-containing protein, translated as MFKSIKTSVLAFILVGSAVIAHAQKKITEGTITYGMAYKLTDEQKSAMNGMEPPAEVKVKFNNGLTKMEIEQGPALVSVISDNNDKSGLLLIDVPIAQKQFAVKQTKEDVAKIMGEIPKFSDFKASGEKQTIAGYNAEKYTFKDDKGGAHELWATKELDLPNVGSQNYFPGLGAFPVKYTMVQRGIETTTTLKSIAEGKVGVISKDVPSGYDVVTMDDLAKMQGGGE; from the coding sequence ATGTTTAAATCAATTAAAACAAGTGTATTAGCGTTCATATTAGTCGGTTCGGCAGTTATCGCTCATGCTCAAAAGAAAATTACAGAAGGTACAATTACTTATGGCATGGCTTATAAGTTAACCGACGAGCAAAAATCTGCAATGAATGGAATGGAACCACCTGCAGAGGTAAAAGTTAAGTTCAATAACGGCTTAACAAAAATGGAAATTGAACAAGGCCCTGCTTTAGTGAGCGTTATTTCGGATAATAATGATAAAAGTGGTTTGTTACTAATTGATGTGCCGATTGCCCAAAAACAATTTGCCGTAAAACAAACTAAAGAAGATGTTGCAAAAATTATGGGTGAAATTCCAAAATTTAGTGATTTTAAAGCTAGTGGAGAAAAGCAAACTATTGCTGGTTATAATGCAGAAAAATATACTTTTAAGGATGATAAAGGTGGCGCACACGAACTATGGGCTACTAAAGAATTAGATTTACCTAACGTAGGCTCTCAAAATTATTTTCCTGGTTTAGGTGCTTTTCCAGTAAAATATACAATGGTACAAAGAGGAATTGAAACTACAACAACCCTTAAATCTATTGCAGAAGGCAAAGTAGGTGTAATTTCTAAAGATGTTCCAAGTGGTTATGATGTTGTAACTATGGACGACCTAGCAAAAATGCAAGGTGGTGGGGAATAA